From the genome of Xylocopilactobacillus apis:
ATATTTGCGCGGAAAAGTTCCCCGCACCCGAAAACTAATATCATCTAAATGACTGAGCCGCTTAATAATTACCTTGCGTTCAACCGCAATCATCGGCGAAAAACGATAGCTTTTCCCGCTCGTCCGCACTGAATTAATTGCCTGATCCAGCCAAGTCATAATCTGAGCATCTCTAACGCTGCGGTAATCATCAATATCTAAAACGATATAGTAGCGATTCTCGGCATTATGAAAGTAAATTGTCTGCGCAATCGACTGCAGAGAATTAATCGTCTTTCCTTTTTTGCCAATAATTAGACCCTTATAGTCCTCACTATCGATTTTAAAAACGATCTGATCATCTTCAACTCTAAAAGAAACACTTGCGATAATTCCCGCTTCTTCAAATAAGTCTTCAAGCATCTTTTTAATGACTTGAACAGATTTCTCATCTTGTTCAGTAAAAGGACGTTTAGTTAATTCATCATCAATCTGATCGGGATCTTCAATCGAAGCAACTAAATCTTTTAAAAAGCTGACCTTAATGGTCGCTTCTTTGCGCCCGAAACCTAAGAAGCCGCGTTTACCCGGATCAACAACTTCAACGTGAATCTCCGTTCGATCAACTCCGAGTTTGCTGCAGGCAGCTGAAATTGCATCCTCAATATCTTTTCCATGATAAATATTATTTTCCAAAACAAAACCTCCCCCGTTTAATCCGAGTTTGTTTTACTTCTTCTTTCCGTGGCGATACTTGCCCTTGCCGCGTTTAGCTTTCTCTAACTCCCGTTCAAG
Proteins encoded in this window:
- a CDS encoding Jag N-terminal domain-containing protein, whose translation is MENNIYHGKDIEDAISAACSKLGVDRTEIHVEVVDPGKRGFLGFGRKEATIKVSFLKDLVASIEDPDQIDDELTKRPFTEQDEKSVQVIKKMLEDLFEEAGIIASVSFRVEDDQIVFKIDSEDYKGLIIGKKGKTINSLQSIAQTIYFHNAENRYYIVLDIDDYRSVRDAQIMTWLDQAINSVRTSGKSYRFSPMIAVERKVIIKRLSHLDDISFRVRGTFPRKYIEISKRAA